The following proteins are co-located in the Thermus thermophilus HB8 genome:
- a CDS encoding tetratricopeptide repeat protein, whose product MPDELRLFLKERFGVQGPLSPGRFEAELAKRLGSPARRAPLLKAWRAYLAQGGREAVRSFYREVLKVPKGEALVYGMHLPHLEFYAKELPPRVEGRVLEVGAFTGALVGFLQRKRPDLEWHALDGVEEAVEVGRKRVPEVVWHLGWAEEVELPPFDTLLLLSVFPEGLVDQGLESRLAPEAFWKRFAFFERLPLFARLLRPGGLLVYGHGPFLGKSPEGVEEGLRRLGFDRVERVGEGEYFLVLARKPEALAAVRLEEREAPSPEEAEEVAVALEEARALLEAGRYAEALALLPEEAEGEAAYLRGRALFALSRHAEAEEALRRALSEEAEDLRALALVELGEYERARGRLEALAVRGGRYRLALGRVYLAQGRYADALRQFVESGLPEADLYTRETLERITERMRRFAREGEWAEVSRRAEFVEDLSPGLLTREMLRLGLRAALIQGLFARAERYARRLADLDEAEGFLGLALAALRVKSPLELRGGEDLKAVEPYLTEALSRAEIPEALLLLGVLREREGRFREALHLLERAAFRGEGEVAGMAYHHLAQVKRALRRPLKEVLGDHKRAHALRAYPAPYLFRLAQEALEGGEEVLARELLSRARDAGLEAVAEEDLTGLIHLLERLEGPWAAFSVLYQALSRTPQPPLELLALAYRLSRAFRESPEAETARGQYLAALYAAGRAEEVGRLLEEELKAHPQALEVLFDLAEHHEAQGDWRRAAEFWQKALEVALYREKDLALAREILRNLLFLRPHDESLALYLEELKAVGEGLKALGEEAPHLPEAPRDLLEEDLPRFHGEHLVVVGGHTQLRSRLVPFLEGRGLRVDWYDADTVGVGKEALRRILNRLEKAHGLMIVSSYVGHDLSEPVRLEAERLGVPVHVIPGRARGTTGFLRALKQFAPEVLKRALKGVE is encoded by the coding sequence ATGCCCGATGAGTTGAGGCTTTTCCTGAAGGAGCGCTTCGGCGTCCAGGGGCCTCTGTCCCCGGGGCGTTTTGAGGCGGAGCTCGCCAAGCGTCTGGGAAGCCCCGCCCGGCGCGCTCCCCTCCTCAAGGCCTGGCGGGCCTATTTGGCCCAAGGGGGGAGGGAGGCGGTGCGAAGTTTCTACCGGGAGGTCCTCAAGGTCCCCAAGGGGGAGGCCCTGGTCTACGGGATGCACCTCCCCCACCTGGAGTTCTACGCCAAAGAGCTTCCCCCCCGGGTGGAGGGGCGGGTCCTCGAGGTGGGGGCCTTCACCGGGGCTTTGGTGGGCTTCCTGCAAAGGAAGCGGCCCGACCTGGAGTGGCACGCCCTGGACGGCGTGGAGGAGGCGGTGGAGGTGGGGAGAAAGAGGGTGCCGGAGGTGGTCTGGCACCTGGGCTGGGCGGAGGAGGTGGAGCTCCCTCCTTTTGACACCCTGCTCCTCCTCTCCGTCTTCCCCGAGGGGCTCGTGGACCAGGGCCTGGAGAGCCGCCTGGCGCCCGAGGCCTTCTGGAAGCGCTTCGCCTTCTTTGAGCGCCTCCCCCTCTTCGCCCGCCTCCTCCGCCCCGGGGGGCTTCTCGTCTACGGCCACGGGCCTTTTTTGGGCAAAAGCCCCGAGGGGGTGGAGGAGGGCCTTAGGCGCTTGGGGTTTGACCGGGTGGAGCGGGTGGGGGAGGGGGAGTACTTCCTCGTCCTCGCCCGGAAGCCCGAGGCCCTGGCGGCGGTGCGGCTGGAGGAGCGGGAGGCCCCGTCGCCGGAGGAGGCGGAGGAGGTGGCCGTGGCCTTGGAGGAGGCCCGGGCCCTCCTGGAGGCGGGCCGCTACGCCGAGGCCCTCGCGCTCCTGCCGGAGGAGGCGGAAGGGGAGGCGGCCTACCTCCGGGGCCGGGCCCTCTTCGCCCTCTCCCGCCACGCCGAGGCGGAGGAGGCTCTTAGGCGGGCCCTTTCCGAGGAGGCCGAGGACCTCAGGGCCTTGGCTTTGGTGGAGCTCGGGGAGTACGAGCGGGCGAGGGGGCGCCTCGAGGCCCTGGCGGTGCGGGGCGGGCGGTACCGCCTGGCCCTGGGCCGGGTCTACCTCGCCCAAGGGCGGTACGCCGATGCCCTGCGGCAGTTCGTGGAGTCGGGTCTTCCCGAGGCCGACCTCTACACCCGGGAGACCCTGGAGCGCATCACCGAGAGGATGCGCCGCTTCGCCCGGGAGGGGGAGTGGGCGGAGGTGAGCCGCCGGGCGGAGTTCGTGGAGGACCTTTCCCCGGGGCTTCTCACCCGGGAGATGCTCCGCCTGGGCCTCAGGGCCGCCCTGATCCAGGGGCTTTTCGCCCGGGCGGAGCGGTACGCCCGGAGGCTTGCCGACCTGGACGAGGCCGAGGGGTTCTTGGGGCTCGCCCTCGCCGCCTTGCGGGTGAAAAGCCCCCTGGAGCTCCGCGGGGGGGAGGACCTGAAGGCGGTGGAGCCCTACCTCACCGAGGCCCTGAGCCGGGCGGAGATCCCCGAGGCCCTCCTCCTCCTCGGGGTCCTAAGGGAGAGGGAAGGGCGGTTCCGGGAGGCCCTCCACCTCCTGGAGCGGGCCGCCTTCCGGGGGGAAGGGGAGGTGGCGGGGATGGCCTACCACCACCTGGCCCAGGTGAAGCGGGCCTTGCGGCGGCCCCTCAAGGAGGTCCTCGGGGACCACAAGCGGGCCCACGCCCTAAGGGCCTACCCCGCCCCCTACCTCTTCCGCCTGGCCCAGGAGGCCTTGGAGGGGGGGGAGGAGGTGCTGGCCCGGGAGCTCCTCTCCCGGGCGCGGGACGCGGGGCTGGAGGCGGTGGCCGAGGAGGACCTCACGGGCCTCATCCACCTCCTGGAGCGGCTGGAGGGGCCGTGGGCCGCCTTCAGCGTCCTCTACCAGGCCCTAAGCCGCACGCCCCAGCCGCCCCTGGAGCTCCTCGCCTTGGCCTACCGGCTCTCCCGGGCCTTCCGGGAAAGCCCCGAGGCCGAGACGGCGCGGGGCCAGTACCTGGCCGCTCTTTACGCCGCGGGGCGCGCCGAGGAGGTGGGCCGCCTCCTGGAAGAGGAGCTCAAGGCCCACCCCCAGGCCCTGGAGGTCCTTTTTGACCTGGCGGAGCATCACGAGGCCCAGGGGGACTGGCGCCGGGCGGCGGAGTTCTGGCAGAAGGCCCTGGAGGTGGCCCTTTATCGGGAGAAGGACCTGGCCTTGGCCCGGGAGATCCTCAGGAACCTCCTCTTCCTCCGGCCGCACGACGAGAGCCTGGCCCTCTACCTGGAGGAGCTAAAGGCGGTGGGCGAGGGGCTGAAGGCCTTGGGGGAGGAGGCGCCCCACCTGCCCGAGGCGCCCCGGGACCTTCTGGAGGAGGACCTGCCCCGCTTCCACGGGGAGCACCTTGTGGTGGTGGGGGGGCACACCCAGCTCAGGAGCCGCCTCGTGCCCTTCCTGGAGGGGCGGGGCCTTAGGGTGGACTGGTACGACGCGGACACCGTGGGGGTGGGGAAGGAGGCCCTAAGGCGTATCCTGAACCGCCTGGAGAAGGCCCACGGCCTCATGATCGTTTCCAGCTACGTGGGGCACGACCTCTCCGAGCCCGTGCGCCTCGAGGCGGAGCGGCTTGGGGTGCCCGTCCACGTCATCCCCGGCCGGGCCCGGGGGACCACGGGGTTTCTCCGGGCCCTCAAGCAGTTCGCCCCGGAGGTCCTCAAACGGGCCCTGAAGGGGGTAGAGTAG
- a CDS encoding 2-hydroxyacid dehydrogenase encodes MRILAPRLREEVWAALPEGVEVRFLDEPWPKACDLFIPPYGQEEVVRRVLEEVEVKVVQTLSAGVDWILPLVPEGVVLCDGSGIHDAPVAEWVVLALLALLKDLSGFLEAQKEGRWAPRRLSDLEGKRVLLLGYGSIGKAVAERLRPFGVALFPVARHPRPGVYTREDLPALLPRADAVVLLLPLTPETRGIVDRDFLARMKEGALLVNAGRGGLVDTEALLEALEAGRVRAFLDVTDPEPLPRDHPLWRARGVVITPHVAGLSEGFSRRVARFLAEQVGRYLRGEPLLNVVREGY; translated from the coding sequence GTGAGGATCTTGGCCCCGAGGCTTAGGGAGGAGGTGTGGGCCGCCCTGCCCGAGGGGGTGGAGGTGCGCTTTCTGGACGAGCCCTGGCCCAAGGCCTGCGACCTCTTCATCCCCCCTTACGGGCAGGAGGAGGTGGTGCGGCGGGTCCTGGAGGAGGTGGAGGTCAAGGTGGTCCAGACCCTCTCCGCGGGGGTGGACTGGATCCTTCCCCTCGTCCCCGAGGGGGTGGTGCTCTGCGACGGCTCCGGGATCCACGACGCCCCCGTGGCCGAGTGGGTGGTCCTGGCCCTCCTCGCCCTCCTCAAAGACCTCTCCGGCTTCCTCGAGGCCCAAAAGGAAGGGCGCTGGGCCCCGAGGAGGCTTTCCGACCTGGAGGGGAAGAGGGTCCTCCTCCTGGGCTACGGGTCCATCGGGAAGGCGGTGGCGGAAAGGCTTAGGCCTTTTGGGGTGGCGCTCTTCCCCGTGGCCCGCCACCCCCGCCCCGGGGTCTACACCCGGGAGGACCTGCCCGCCCTCCTGCCCCGGGCGGACGCCGTGGTCCTCCTCCTCCCCCTCACCCCCGAGACCCGGGGCATCGTGGACCGGGACTTCCTCGCCCGGATGAAGGAGGGGGCCCTCCTGGTGAACGCGGGGAGGGGAGGGCTCGTGGACACGGAGGCCCTCCTCGAGGCCCTGGAGGCGGGGCGGGTCCGGGCCTTCCTGGACGTCACCGACCCCGAGCCCCTTCCCCGGGACCACCCCCTCTGGCGGGCTAGGGGGGTGGTCATCACCCCCCACGTGGCCGGGCTTTCCGAGGGGTTTTCCCGCCGGGTGGCCCGCTTCCTCGCCGAGCAGGTGGGGCGGTACCTCCGGGGAGAGCCTCTTCTGAACGTGGTGCGGGAGGGGTATTAA
- a CDS encoding 1,9-bis(guanidino)-5-aza-nonane synthase → MQKKELLSTPVVPIDIKAFDAGPILEAMGKTAFQARNLHRAAEIYLRMLEDDCAVILTLAGSLVSAGQGLIVHDLIRKGLVDVIVATGANIVDQDFFEALGHRHYQGDPRADDEALRRLWIDRIYDTYIDEEELRHTDYTVAEIADGLEPRPYSSREFIWHMGRYLAERGLGEKSIVRAAYEEGVPIFVPAFSDSSAGFGLVYHQVKRPEAHVTIDSVADFRELTEIKLKAGTTGLVMLGGGVPKNFAQDIVVAAEVLGHRVEMHKYAIQITVADERDGGLSGSTLSEAQSWGKVDARLSQMVFAEATLAFPLLASYVWHRAPARAKRRYAELFREKAPA, encoded by the coding sequence GTGCAGAAGAAGGAACTCCTCTCTACGCCCGTGGTCCCCATAGACATCAAGGCCTTTGACGCCGGGCCCATCCTCGAGGCCATGGGCAAGACGGCCTTCCAGGCCAGGAACCTCCACCGGGCGGCGGAGATCTACCTCAGGATGCTGGAGGACGACTGCGCCGTCATCCTCACCCTGGCGGGGAGCCTGGTCTCGGCGGGCCAGGGCCTCATCGTCCACGACCTCATCCGGAAGGGCCTGGTGGACGTCATCGTGGCCACCGGGGCCAACATCGTGGACCAGGACTTCTTTGAGGCGTTGGGCCACCGCCACTACCAGGGGGACCCGAGGGCGGACGACGAGGCCTTGAGGCGGCTTTGGATTGACCGCATTTACGACACCTACATTGACGAGGAGGAGCTCCGCCACACGGACTACACGGTGGCCGAGATCGCCGACGGCCTAGAGCCCCGCCCTTACTCCAGCCGGGAGTTCATCTGGCACATGGGCCGCTACCTGGCGGAACGGGGCCTCGGGGAGAAGAGCATCGTGCGGGCGGCCTACGAGGAGGGGGTGCCCATCTTCGTCCCCGCCTTCTCCGACTCCTCCGCGGGCTTCGGCCTCGTCTACCACCAGGTGAAGCGCCCCGAGGCCCACGTGACCATAGACTCCGTGGCCGACTTCCGCGAGCTCACCGAGATCAAGCTGAAGGCCGGGACCACGGGGCTCGTGATGCTCGGGGGCGGGGTGCCCAAGAACTTCGCCCAGGACATCGTGGTGGCCGCCGAGGTCCTGGGCCACCGGGTGGAGATGCACAAGTACGCCATCCAGATCACCGTGGCCGACGAAAGGGACGGGGGGCTTTCCGGCTCCACCTTGAGCGAGGCGCAAAGCTGGGGCAAGGTGGACGCGCGCCTCTCCCAGATGGTCTTCGCCGAGGCGACCCTCGCCTTCCCCCTCCTCGCCTCCTACGTCTGGCACCGGGCCCCCGCGCGGGCCAAGCGCCGTTACGCCGAACTCTTCCGGGAGAAAGCGCCCGCCTGA
- a CDS encoding menaquinone biosynthesis family protein produces MEALRLGFSPCPNDTFIFYALVHGRVESPVPLEPVLEDVETLNRWALEGRLPLTKLSYAAYAQVRDRYVALRSGGALGRGVGPLVVARGPLQALEGLRVAVPGRHTTAYFLLSLYAQGFVPVEVRYDRILPMVAQGEVEAGLIIHESRFTYPRYGLVQVVDLGAWWEERTGLPLPLGAILARRDLGEGLIRALDEAVRRSVAYALAHPEEALDYMRAHAQELSDEVIWAHVHTYVNAFSLDVGEEGERAVARLFAEAEARGLAAPSPRPLFV; encoded by the coding sequence ATGGAGGCGCTCAGGCTCGGCTTCTCCCCCTGCCCCAACGACACCTTCATCTTCTACGCCCTGGTCCACGGCCGGGTGGAAAGCCCCGTTCCCTTGGAGCCCGTCCTGGAGGACGTGGAGACCCTGAACCGCTGGGCCCTGGAGGGAAGGCTTCCCCTCACCAAGCTCTCCTACGCCGCCTACGCTCAGGTGCGGGACCGGTACGTGGCCCTAAGGAGCGGGGGGGCCTTGGGCCGGGGCGTGGGGCCCCTCGTGGTGGCCCGAGGCCCCCTCCAGGCTCTGGAGGGCCTGAGGGTGGCGGTCCCGGGGCGGCACACCACCGCCTACTTCCTCCTCTCCCTCTACGCCCAGGGCTTCGTCCCCGTGGAGGTGCGCTACGACCGCATCCTCCCCATGGTGGCCCAAGGAGAGGTGGAGGCGGGGCTCATCATCCACGAAAGCCGCTTCACCTACCCCCGCTACGGCCTCGTCCAGGTGGTGGACCTGGGGGCCTGGTGGGAGGAGCGGACGGGCCTCCCCCTGCCCTTGGGGGCCATCCTCGCCCGGCGCGACCTGGGGGAAGGGCTTATCCGGGCTTTGGACGAGGCGGTGCGGCGAAGCGTGGCCTACGCCCTCGCCCACCCCGAGGAGGCTTTGGACTACATGCGGGCCCACGCCCAGGAGCTTTCCGATGAGGTGATCTGGGCCCACGTCCACACCTACGTCAACGCCTTTAGCCTGGACGTGGGGGAGGAGGGGGAACGGGCCGTGGCCCGCCTCTTCGCCGAGGCCGAGGCCCGGGGGCTTGCCGCCCCCAGCCCCCGGCCCCTTTTCGTGTAA
- a CDS encoding putative toxin-antitoxin system toxin component, PIN family: MRVVLDINVLVAALLTQGVAAQVVDLWLAGRYTLLTAEVQLREPRRVLRDKFPELPRAKVGRLVNLLRRQAEVVARPRPPGLSPDPDDDLLLGIALVGRADCLVTGDKSPLLSLKVKGLRILSVRSFLREVS, from the coding sequence GTGAGGGTCGTCCTGGACATCAACGTCTTGGTGGCGGCCCTGTTGACCCAGGGGGTGGCCGCCCAGGTGGTGGACCTGTGGTTGGCGGGCAGGTATACCCTCCTCACCGCCGAGGTCCAGTTGCGGGAGCCCCGGCGGGTGCTGCGGGACAAGTTTCCCGAGCTGCCCCGCGCCAAGGTGGGTAGGCTTGTCAACCTGTTGCGCCGCCAGGCGGAGGTGGTGGCCCGCCCCCGTCCTCCCGGCCTTTCCCCGGACCCCGACGACGACCTTCTCCTGGGCATCGCCCTGGTGGGAAGGGCGGACTGCTTGGTGACCGGGGACAAGAGTCCCCTGCTTTCCCTTAAGGTGAAGGGGTTGCGCATCCTTTCGGTCCGTTCCTTTTTGCGGGAGGTGAGCTGA
- a CDS encoding GNAT family N-acetyltransferase: protein MEWPRFGRVVLKPFSAGLSEAEWKGLYETFRDPEVAEWNGSSPLRSPFWLFKRFVLAEARRKDRVAFVILDEKGEYLGTLELYDLTPEEATLGILIGRKDRWGQGYGTEAVRAALDYAFRVLGLRRVKLRTFAHNLRARRAFQKAGFREVGVVPGPRGREDVHMEVRREDLGPEA from the coding sequence GTGGAATGGCCCCGCTTCGGCCGCGTGGTCCTCAAGCCCTTCTCCGCCGGGCTTTCCGAGGCGGAGTGGAAGGGCCTCTACGAGACCTTCCGCGACCCCGAGGTGGCGGAGTGGAACGGCTCAAGCCCCCTGCGCTCGCCTTTTTGGCTCTTCAAGCGCTTCGTCCTGGCGGAGGCCCGGAGAAAGGACCGCGTGGCCTTCGTCATCCTGGACGAGAAGGGGGAGTATTTGGGGACGCTGGAGCTTTACGACCTCACCCCCGAGGAGGCCACCTTGGGCATCCTCATCGGGAGGAAGGACCGCTGGGGGCAGGGCTACGGCACCGAGGCGGTGCGGGCGGCTTTGGACTACGCCTTCCGCGTCCTGGGCCTGAGGCGGGTGAAGCTCAGGACCTTCGCCCACAACCTCCGCGCCCGGCGGGCCTTTCAGAAGGCGGGTTTCCGCGAGGTGGGCGTGGTGCCGGGCCCCAGGGGGAGGGAGGACGTGCACATGGAGGTGCGCCGTGAGGATCTTGGCCCCGAGGCTTAG